The following are encoded in a window of Bradyrhizobium sp. WBOS07 genomic DNA:
- a CDS encoding acyltransferase, which translates to MIPVRATTIGDRLAVLSARGPGFDQIRLAAALVVVGHHAWWGVNDVLYRFSGGFIQLGLFAVIIFFCVSGFLLAPGLARSGDLIRFGVNRALRILPALFVVVITSMFVLGPALTTYSLAEYFGSAELYLYLKNVLTLMSHYLPGVMRHGQEVQVNGPLWTLNVEVWSYAVLAALSVAGFLRRRVLTVISFALVYLAYVGLALSPSLRAACPQRLLDFIGLFVYFIAGTNLYLYRQTIPFSGIGAAVASGFALIGLASGMGAVALPLCVPYVVVYLGLSEVTSRVPLKHDLSYGVYLIHSPVILAFLTFFDLATGLSLALLAGSVTLVLAYASWRFVEAPALKQKASVSRWVSSHIARAGSGRRAESHPAAHLHERSKSLTGTIGAGAAE; encoded by the coding sequence ATGATTCCGGTCAGGGCGACGACGATCGGTGATCGGCTGGCCGTCCTTTCGGCCCGAGGGCCCGGCTTTGATCAAATTCGACTTGCGGCCGCACTCGTGGTGGTTGGTCACCATGCTTGGTGGGGAGTGAACGACGTCCTTTATCGGTTCAGCGGTGGGTTCATCCAGCTTGGTTTATTTGCAGTCATCATCTTCTTTTGCGTCAGCGGCTTCCTGCTGGCGCCTGGCCTAGCCCGATCCGGCGATCTCATCCGGTTCGGCGTAAACAGGGCGTTGCGCATTCTGCCTGCACTGTTCGTCGTCGTCATCACGTCCATGTTCGTGCTGGGGCCAGCCCTGACGACTTATTCCCTGGCAGAATACTTCGGTAGCGCCGAGCTATACTTGTATCTGAAGAACGTTCTCACCCTGATGTCTCACTACCTGCCCGGCGTGATGCGGCATGGACAGGAGGTGCAGGTCAATGGACCGCTATGGACGCTCAATGTCGAAGTCTGGTCATATGCGGTGCTGGCGGCGCTGAGCGTGGCCGGCTTTCTCCGCCGACGTGTGCTGACGGTGATCAGTTTCGCTCTGGTCTATCTCGCCTATGTTGGGCTGGCGCTCTCGCCATCGCTGCGTGCCGCCTGTCCGCAACGGCTCTTGGATTTCATCGGTCTCTTCGTCTACTTCATCGCCGGTACGAACCTCTACCTCTACCGTCAAACTATCCCGTTCTCCGGAATCGGGGCCGCAGTCGCCTCGGGATTCGCGTTGATTGGTCTTGCCAGCGGGATGGGTGCGGTGGCGCTGCCGCTGTGTGTACCGTACGTCGTAGTCTATCTCGGGCTCTCCGAGGTCACCAGCCGAGTGCCACTCAAGCACGATCTGTCCTACGGGGTATACCTGATCCATTCACCGGTCATATTGGCATTCCTGACGTTCTTTGATCTCGCAACCGGCTTGTCGCTGGCCTTGCTAGCGGGATCGGTAACTCTCGTTCTGGCGTATGCCTCCTGGCGATTTGTCGAAGCGCCGGCGCTGAAGCAAAAGGCGTCGGTTTCGCGTTGGGTGTCGTCGCACATTGCACGCGCAGGCAGCGGACGACGCGCTGAGAGTCACCCGGCCGCGCACCTTCATGAGCGGAGCAAAAGTCTGACAGGAACAATTGGGGCCGGCGCAGCGGAGTGA
- a CDS encoding glycosyltransferase family 2 protein, with protein MDRQLDLSIIVVSYNTREMTLDCLASIDAETVAVSYEVIVVDNNSSDQSAAAIARQFPDVKLFTLDSNVGFARANNLAAKQARGRRLLLLNPDTIILDRAIDRLLEFADANASFHVWGGRTVFPDGSLNRTSCFRRISLWNLLCFALGLTYFGRRNPILNSEAYGGWDRDSSRHVDIVTGCFLLIDRPLWERLGGFDPTFFMYGEEADLCHRARSLGARPAITPEATIVHYGGASDVVPVDKRVKVFKGRITLINRHFGWPARAIGQALHLIVPLTRWYGYRMAAALARNAEWQENAVYWEAVWRRRREWVGGYEVQRAEPA; from the coding sequence GTGGATCGGCAGCTGGATCTCTCCATCATTGTCGTGAGCTACAATACCCGCGAGATGACGCTCGACTGTTTGGCATCGATCGACGCGGAGACGGTGGCGGTGAGCTATGAGGTGATCGTCGTCGACAACAACTCTTCCGACCAGTCGGCTGCCGCAATTGCGCGCCAGTTTCCAGACGTTAAGCTCTTTACCCTAGACAGTAATGTGGGCTTTGCGCGCGCCAATAATCTGGCTGCAAAACAGGCGCGGGGCCGACGATTGCTCCTACTCAATCCTGACACCATTATTCTCGATCGCGCGATCGATCGTCTTTTGGAGTTCGCCGACGCGAATGCTTCCTTTCACGTCTGGGGCGGCCGCACTGTCTTTCCGGATGGCAGCCTCAATCGCACCTCGTGCTTTCGAAGAATCAGTCTGTGGAATTTGTTGTGCTTTGCGCTGGGGCTTACCTACTTCGGTCGTCGCAATCCGATTCTCAATTCCGAGGCCTATGGCGGTTGGGACCGAGATTCCTCGCGGCATGTCGACATCGTTACGGGGTGTTTTCTGCTGATCGACCGACCGCTGTGGGAGAGACTCGGCGGGTTCGACCCCACCTTTTTCATGTACGGAGAGGAAGCGGACCTTTGCCATCGCGCACGATCGCTCGGTGCGCGGCCTGCGATCACGCCTGAGGCGACCATTGTCCACTATGGCGGAGCATCGGACGTCGTGCCCGTCGACAAAAGAGTGAAGGTGTTCAAGGGGAGAATTACCCTGATCAACCGCCACTTTGGCTGGCCCGCGCGGGCGATCGGGCAAGCGTTGCACCTGATCGTGCCGCTCACACGCTGGTACGGCTACAGGATGGCAGCCGCGTTGGCGCGCAATGCGGAATGGCAGGAGAATGCGGTGTACTGGGAAGCCGTCTGGAGGCGTCGGCGAGAGTGGGTTGGCGGTTACGAGGTACAGAGAGCCGAACCGGCATGA
- a CDS encoding right-handed parallel beta-helix repeat-containing protein, with protein sequence MRFNSAAGPWRVAGEHAFGRKRAGSEIVLYAARMAAAVAALQIPAGVVAEPNNPSKPAFASEWPDASNTGPPRDLKLKPSGPLTIAVAGTTISGLDIQGGVTVNADNVTIETSRISAKAWAVIKIDPHRTGIVVRDCSIDGLGAGPDGNGNQGIMGQGTFQRNNIFNVENGIVLTGKDNLIEGNFIHDLNAGGAPHYDGIQIDGGISDTVIRHNTIINSHGAAGAIMIDNEFGPVSNIVIEGNLLAGGSYTIYSDGKFNDNPISNVSITDNHIGSGQYGPTLFRKNRPTYLRNATDGWHLVRNLNFGKVAAQEAIR encoded by the coding sequence ATGAGATTCAATAGCGCAGCGGGACCGTGGCGAGTGGCCGGAGAGCATGCGTTTGGGCGCAAGCGTGCTGGGAGCGAAATTGTGCTCTACGCTGCACGTATGGCAGCTGCGGTCGCAGCGCTCCAAATCCCGGCCGGTGTGGTAGCTGAACCGAATAACCCGTCAAAGCCGGCATTCGCCTCCGAATGGCCGGACGCAAGCAACACGGGGCCGCCTCGGGATCTCAAGCTGAAGCCATCAGGTCCGCTCACGATTGCCGTCGCCGGCACGACAATTTCGGGACTGGACATTCAGGGCGGCGTAACGGTCAACGCCGACAACGTGACGATCGAGACGTCCCGCATCTCGGCCAAAGCGTGGGCCGTCATCAAGATCGATCCGCATCGGACAGGAATTGTCGTCAGGGATTGCTCGATCGACGGTCTGGGTGCCGGTCCCGATGGCAATGGAAACCAGGGCATCATGGGACAGGGCACGTTCCAACGTAACAATATCTTCAATGTCGAGAATGGGATCGTGCTGACCGGAAAGGACAATTTGATCGAAGGCAATTTCATTCACGATCTCAATGCCGGCGGGGCACCACACTACGACGGTATCCAGATCGATGGCGGCATCTCGGACACGGTCATCCGGCACAACACGATCATCAATTCGCACGGCGCGGCCGGCGCTATCATGATCGACAATGAGTTTGGCCCGGTTTCCAATATCGTCATCGAAGGCAATCTTCTCGCCGGCGGCAGCTATACGATCTATTCGGACGGGAAGTTCAACGACAATCCGATCTCGAATGTTTCAATCACCGACAATCACATCGGTTCCGGACAGTATGGGCCCACCCTGTTTCGGAAAAATCGGCCGACCTATCTTCGAAATGCGACTGACGGCTGGCACCTGGTCCGCAATCTGAACTTTGGCAAAGTCGCGGCGCAGGAGGCAATCAGATGA
- a CDS encoding O-antigen ligase gives MSYPSDAFVAGDARIRATGAGVRSTIPHRISWAVPLLLMGIVLPSGLQVLIAGAKLTPTRIALILLLMPALAQLLQPTRRLLLSDGLAGMLALAMVGAAAYAAGPQSAFSAVAEALDFVGAYFVARAFVLEPPAVQQFIRLVKAFTAIAICVAVADVLTGHWIVREIMATLLPQPDAFVDDGKSSADGVRAGLRRAIATFDHPILYGVFCSLAAAIVLFSTASPIKRLSWACLCSFGGLLSLSSAAVMGMVLVVSSYGYDRLLCRFPWRWHLLWTGAGMFLVAVTAVTNNPLSWLLSHATLEPQTGFYRLMIWDAVSAQVWQSPLTGAGFVTFGYYLLDRTVDSVWLVTSLHYGIPVTMLLIVLNLSAMLPVPGLRSTEIQRGFTIACMVFLFTGLTVHFWNYMWTFWGVCIGVRASLREWQMLGGQDEQF, from the coding sequence ATGAGCTATCCCAGCGATGCTTTCGTTGCGGGGGACGCGCGAATTCGCGCGACGGGGGCGGGGGTCCGATCGACCATTCCTCATCGCATCAGTTGGGCCGTCCCCCTCCTTCTCATGGGCATCGTCTTGCCATCGGGGCTGCAGGTGCTGATTGCGGGCGCAAAGCTAACGCCGACCAGGATAGCCCTCATACTCCTGCTGATGCCGGCGCTTGCGCAGTTATTGCAGCCCACCCGGCGGCTCCTGCTGTCGGACGGGTTGGCGGGGATGCTTGCGCTCGCCATGGTGGGAGCGGCCGCCTATGCCGCCGGACCTCAATCGGCGTTCTCCGCCGTTGCAGAGGCCCTCGACTTTGTTGGAGCATATTTTGTCGCGCGAGCCTTCGTTCTGGAGCCGCCGGCGGTCCAGCAGTTCATTCGTCTGGTCAAGGCATTCACGGCAATTGCGATATGCGTTGCGGTAGCGGACGTGTTGACGGGGCATTGGATCGTTCGCGAGATCATGGCGACACTCCTACCGCAGCCTGACGCCTTTGTGGACGACGGCAAGTCGAGTGCAGATGGAGTGCGGGCGGGTCTGCGGCGCGCAATAGCGACATTCGACCATCCAATTCTCTACGGCGTTTTCTGTTCGTTGGCTGCCGCCATCGTGCTGTTCTCGACCGCGAGCCCCATCAAGCGTCTTTCGTGGGCATGTCTATGTTCCTTCGGCGGATTGCTGTCGCTATCTTCGGCCGCCGTCATGGGGATGGTCCTCGTCGTGTCGAGCTACGGCTACGACCGGTTGTTGTGTCGCTTCCCCTGGCGATGGCATCTGCTTTGGACCGGGGCGGGCATGTTCCTGGTTGCCGTCACTGCCGTGACAAACAATCCTCTCAGCTGGCTGCTGTCTCACGCGACGCTGGAGCCTCAGACTGGATTCTATCGCCTCATGATCTGGGACGCAGTCTCCGCGCAGGTGTGGCAGTCGCCGCTGACCGGAGCGGGATTCGTGACGTTCGGCTATTATCTGCTCGACCGAACCGTCGACAGCGTGTGGCTCGTCACGAGCCTGCATTACGGCATACCGGTCACCATGCTCCTTATCGTTCTAAATCTCTCGGCGATGCTGCCCGTGCCCGGACTTCGTTCGACCGAAATTCAAAGGGGCTTCACGATCGCCTGCATGGTCTTCCTGTTCACAGGTTTGACGGTGCATTTCTGGAACTACATGTGGACGTTCTGGGGCGTTTGCATCGGAGTGCGTGCTTCGCTCAGGGAATGGCAGATGTTGGGAGGGCAAGATGAACAATTTTGA
- a CDS encoding methyltransferase domain-containing protein gives MNNFDVAPSSTGSIKGRLRPYVWSLRSGLRTIRFLFGRFERSCPVCGYRGRFFAYANPLALGINFDSLCPNCLSHERHRLLALCDAEQNLFTGKDILHFAPEAGVTRYIKARRPRSYLTCEFGGSGADLDINIEKIDLEDNRLDLIICCHILEHVNDRLAIPELFRILRKRGTLVAMIPLIEGWQETFEDRSRQRTVEDRILYFNQHDHVRFFGRDFRRRLERAGFVVDEYTAVEPQVAQYGLIRGEKVFLCRKA, from the coding sequence ATGAACAATTTTGACGTGGCACCATCGTCGACTGGAAGCATCAAGGGACGATTGCGCCCCTATGTCTGGTCATTGCGCAGCGGGCTACGGACGATCCGCTTCCTGTTCGGACGATTCGAGAGGTCTTGTCCGGTATGCGGGTATCGCGGCCGCTTCTTTGCGTACGCAAATCCGCTGGCATTGGGGATCAACTTCGACTCGCTCTGTCCGAACTGTCTGTCACACGAGCGGCACCGGTTGTTGGCGCTCTGCGACGCCGAGCAGAACTTGTTTACGGGAAAGGATATCCTTCACTTCGCGCCCGAAGCAGGTGTTACGAGGTACATAAAGGCGAGGAGGCCGCGCAGCTATCTCACCTGTGAATTCGGCGGTAGCGGCGCTGATCTCGACATCAACATCGAAAAGATCGATCTCGAGGATAACAGGCTCGATTTGATCATCTGCTGCCACATCCTGGAGCACGTGAATGATCGCCTGGCAATCCCCGAACTATTCCGGATCCTGCGCAAGAGGGGCACCTTGGTCGCGATGATCCCGCTCATTGAAGGGTGGCAGGAGACGTTTGAGGATCGGTCGAGGCAGAGAACAGTAGAGGATCGGATCCTGTACTTCAATCAGCATGATCACGTCCGCTTTTTCGGTCGTGATTTCCGGCGCCGCCTGGAACGTGCGGGCTTCGTCGTCGATGAATATACCGCGGTCGAGCCGCAAGTCGCGCAATATGGGCTTATCCGGGGTGAGAAAGTATTTCTGTGCCGGAAGGCTTAG
- a CDS encoding Ig-like domain-containing protein, whose protein sequence is MITQAGAVVSGLNITGSVYIKADNVTLENCKITSGGWAGVTIDSGVSGAVVQNCTIDGTGRAPDGTGNQGIMGSGTFIGNNIFNVENGIVPGSNSVIQGNYIHDLQAGGSPHYDGIQIDGGLSNIQISGNSIINQWGWTSAVMIDNDFGPVSNVTVTNNLLTGGAYTVYADSNLGTASITGVSFTNNHIGGAQYGDALIRGNNSVFSGNYTDGAQLASTLNTSANSGTTTTSPTTPPATPEVPAAPAIASWSPDTGKTGDGITDANQITLHGTAAAGSTVKVYDGSTQIGTATATSTGSWDYITKVLTDAKHTLTATATNSSGQTSVASAAVAVIVDTKAPAAPTIASDTVNSANQVVLSGTAEANSTIFAHPVPFWRSEASQLV, encoded by the coding sequence GTGATTACGCAGGCGGGAGCGGTGGTTTCGGGACTCAACATCACCGGAAGCGTCTACATCAAGGCGGACAACGTGACGCTCGAGAACTGCAAGATCACGTCCGGCGGATGGGCCGGGGTGACCATCGATTCCGGAGTCTCGGGCGCAGTCGTCCAGAATTGCACCATCGATGGCACCGGCCGGGCACCGGATGGCACGGGCAATCAGGGCATCATGGGGAGCGGCACGTTCATCGGGAACAACATCTTCAACGTGGAGAATGGCATCGTTCCCGGGAGCAACTCCGTCATCCAGGGCAACTACATCCACGATCTCCAGGCAGGCGGATCGCCGCACTATGACGGCATCCAGATCGATGGAGGCCTTTCCAACATTCAGATCAGCGGCAATTCGATCATCAACCAGTGGGGGTGGACCTCGGCGGTCATGATCGACAATGACTTCGGGCCGGTCTCGAATGTCACAGTCACCAACAATCTGCTAACAGGTGGCGCTTACACCGTATACGCGGACTCCAATCTGGGCACCGCCTCGATCACCGGTGTGTCGTTCACCAACAATCACATTGGTGGCGCGCAATACGGCGACGCGTTGATCCGCGGGAACAATTCGGTGTTCTCCGGGAATTACACGGACGGCGCGCAGCTGGCGTCGACGCTCAATACGTCGGCAAATAGCGGTACGACGACGACCTCACCGACGACGCCCCCCGCAACGCCGGAAGTCCCGGCAGCGCCGGCCATCGCATCCTGGTCGCCCGATACGGGCAAGACTGGCGACGGCATCACTGACGCCAATCAGATCACTCTGCACGGCACCGCCGCGGCAGGCAGCACCGTGAAAGTCTATGACGGTTCGACGCAGATCGGCACGGCGACCGCGACTTCGACCGGAAGTTGGGACTACATCACCAAGGTCTTGACCGATGCGAAGCATACGTTGACGGCGACCGCAACCAACTCGTCGGGTCAAACGAGCGTGGCATCGGCTGCGGTGGCGGTCATTGTCGACACCAAGGCGCCAGCTGCACCGACGATCGCGAGCGACACTGTCAACTCTGCCAACCAGGTCGTTCTGTCGGGGACCGCTGAAGCGAACAGCACGATCTTTGCCCACCCTGTACCCTTCTGGCGTTCGGAGGCCAGTCAGTTGGTGTAG
- a CDS encoding IS110 family transposase yields MVENVHWLVGIDWATQSHRVCLLNSEGRRLGEREFAHGGASLVELRDWLLEKTKAAPAQIAVAIEMPHGPVVEMLLEHGFLVFAINPKQLDRFRDRFTVAGAKDDSRDALVLGDSLRTDRKAFRKLAIDEPAVIRLREWSRLLDELQQERTRLSNRLRHQLWRYYPQAAELADDVADDWFLSLWQKVPTPAAAAKASEKTIARILKEHRIRRVDAATVLQTLRKTALFVAPGTTEAACVHIRSLVARLRLVNQQIKQAGAALDDLCDSLAAQDEENSSGQSHEQCDVAILRSWPGIGRIVLATLLTEAAQPLRGRDYHALRALAGAAPVTRQSGKQRFVIRRFACNRRLQTAVHHWSRVAVQHDPAARQRYDALRQRGHGRARALRGVGDRLLSALCAALRNRTLYDANHRSAQAITSQ; encoded by the coding sequence ATGGTCGAGAATGTGCATTGGCTTGTCGGGATCGACTGGGCAACGCAAAGCCATCGCGTTTGCTTGCTCAATTCCGAAGGAAGGCGGCTGGGAGAGCGAGAGTTCGCCCATGGCGGAGCCAGTCTGGTGGAGCTGCGCGACTGGCTGCTCGAGAAGACGAAGGCTGCCCCGGCGCAGATCGCCGTGGCGATCGAGATGCCGCATGGTCCTGTGGTGGAGATGCTGCTTGAGCATGGGTTCCTGGTCTTTGCCATCAATCCCAAGCAGCTTGATCGCTTCCGTGATCGCTTCACGGTCGCAGGTGCCAAGGATGACAGCCGTGATGCTCTTGTCCTGGGCGATTCCTTGCGTACCGATCGCAAGGCCTTCCGGAAGCTTGCCATCGACGAGCCGGCGGTGATCAGGTTGCGCGAATGGTCGCGCCTGCTGGATGAACTGCAGCAGGAACGGACGCGTTTGTCTAACCGCCTGCGTCATCAGTTGTGGCGTTATTACCCGCAAGCGGCCGAGCTGGCCGATGATGTTGCAGACGATTGGTTCCTGAGCTTGTGGCAGAAGGTGCCGACACCCGCTGCGGCCGCCAAGGCATCGGAGAAGACGATAGCGCGCATCCTCAAGGAGCATCGTATCCGCCGTGTCGACGCCGCCACCGTGCTGCAGACCCTGCGCAAGACGGCTTTGTTCGTCGCACCAGGTACCACGGAGGCCGCGTGCGTCCATATCCGCAGCCTTGTCGCGCGCCTGCGCCTGGTCAATCAGCAGATCAAGCAAGCCGGCGCTGCCCTGGACGACCTTTGCGATAGTCTGGCGGCACAGGACGAGGAGAACTCGTCGGGGCAGAGCCATGAGCAGTGTGACGTGGCAATCCTTCGCTCCTGGCCGGGAATCGGCAGGATTGTTCTCGCCACACTGCTCACCGAGGCAGCACAACCGCTGCGCGGCCGAGATTACCACGCCTTGCGAGCTCTGGCAGGGGCCGCCCCGGTCACACGGCAAAGCGGCAAGCAACGCTTCGTGATCCGGCGCTTTGCCTGCAACAGGCGGCTGCAGACTGCTGTCCATCACTGGTCACGCGTTGCCGTCCAGCACGACCCGGCCGCTCGGCAACGCTATGATGCCCTGCGGCAGCGCGGCCATGGCCGTGCCCGCGCGTTGCGCGGCGTGGGCGATCGCCTGCTCTCGGCCCTGTGCGCGGCCCTCAGGAACCGAACGCTGTACGACGCCAATCACAGGAGTGCTCAGGCCATCACCAGCCAGTAA
- a CDS encoding IS481 family transposase → MPFREVSRMDARLEFVMLASEEGANVRQLCRRFGISPTTGHKWLERWRTAGMTGLQEQSRRPRTSPARSVAAIEEAVLALRAEHPAWGGRKIARRLKDLGREAVPAPSTVTAILKRHGMELGTFGGGQSAFVRFERERPNELWQMDFKGHVAMHTGRLHPLTVLDDHSRFSVVLAACANEQTETVQQHLVAAFRRYGLPERLITDNGSPWGDGPGSPFTPLGVWLIEHGIKVSHSRPYHPQTMGKDERFHRSLKAEVLSAPAFADIAAAQRAFERWRTVYNTQRPHEALELAVPASRYQPSPRDYVETVAPFEYAPNDVVRRVQQGGHVRFLGRNLKVPKAFRGKAIAFRPTTQDGVFDVVFRTQTIATVDIRPLDGSPESVHDVSEHPSTISPV, encoded by the coding sequence ATGCCGTTCCGCGAGGTGTCTCGGATGGACGCGAGATTGGAGTTTGTCATGTTGGCCTCGGAAGAAGGAGCCAACGTTCGGCAATTGTGCCGTCGCTTCGGCATCAGCCCGACGACCGGCCACAAGTGGCTGGAGCGCTGGCGAACGGCCGGGATGACGGGGCTTCAGGAGCAGTCGCGCCGGCCGCGGACGTCGCCGGCACGCAGTGTCGCGGCGATCGAAGAGGCCGTGCTTGCGCTCCGAGCCGAGCACCCGGCCTGGGGCGGGCGGAAGATCGCCAGGCGGTTGAAGGATCTGGGACGGGAAGCAGTCCCGGCGCCCTCGACGGTCACGGCGATCCTGAAGCGGCATGGGATGGAACTGGGCACGTTCGGCGGCGGTCAGTCGGCCTTCGTTCGCTTCGAGCGGGAACGGCCGAACGAGTTGTGGCAGATGGACTTCAAGGGCCACGTGGCCATGCACACCGGCCGGCTTCATCCGCTGACCGTGCTCGACGATCACTCGCGCTTTTCGGTGGTGCTCGCGGCTTGCGCCAACGAGCAGACCGAGACGGTCCAGCAGCATCTCGTTGCCGCCTTCCGCCGCTACGGCTTGCCCGAGAGGCTGATCACCGACAACGGTTCGCCCTGGGGCGATGGGCCGGGCAGCCCGTTCACCCCGCTCGGGGTCTGGCTGATCGAGCATGGCATCAAGGTCAGCCATTCGCGGCCCTATCATCCGCAGACCATGGGTAAAGACGAACGCTTCCACCGCAGCCTCAAGGCCGAGGTCCTGTCCGCTCCTGCCTTCGCCGACATCGCCGCCGCCCAGCGCGCTTTCGAGCGATGGCGCACCGTCTACAACACGCAGCGGCCGCACGAAGCACTCGAGCTTGCCGTGCCGGCCAGCCGTTATCAGCCGAGCCCGCGCGACTATGTCGAGACCGTCGCGCCCTTCGAATACGCACCAAACGACGTGGTGCGCCGGGTCCAGCAAGGCGGTCACGTCAGATTCCTCGGACGCAACCTCAAAGTCCCAAAGGCCTTCCGCGGCAAAGCCATCGCGTTCCGGCCGACCACTCAGGATGGCGTCTTCGACGTCGTGTTCAGAACCCAAACGATTGCAACCGTCGACATCCGACCTCTCGACGGGAGCCCAGAAAGTGTCCACGATGTCTCCGAACACCCGTCCACCATCTCCCCGGTCTGA
- a CDS encoding IS481 family transposase, producing MGQVLHGSATTTHAIRTAIQRSKAPLKDLAVQYGLNQKTVAKWRKRSFVHDAPMGPKAPRSTVLSTEEEAVVVAFRRHTLLPLDDCLYALQATIPHLTRSSLHRCLQRHGISRLPDVAGDRPSRKKFEAYPIGYFHIDIAEVRTEEGKLYLFVAVDRLSKFAFAQLHDVATVKTAAAFLQALTEAVPFKIHTVLTDNGVQFCDQPSRRSGPTACWRLHMFDRICREHNIEHRHTKPNHPWTNGQVERMNRTLKEATVRRYHYETHRQLRDHLGAFMDAYNFAKRLKSLRGLTPFEAICKAWGGEPSRFSRDPIHLTSGLNT from the coding sequence ATGGGACAGGTACTCCACGGCAGCGCCACGACAACGCATGCCATCCGAACTGCGATACAGCGATCGAAGGCTCCGCTCAAAGACCTAGCGGTCCAGTACGGCCTGAACCAAAAGACCGTAGCCAAGTGGCGCAAGCGCAGCTTCGTCCACGATGCGCCGATGGGGCCGAAGGCCCCGCGCTCGACCGTTCTTTCGACCGAAGAGGAGGCGGTGGTCGTTGCATTTCGGCGACATACCCTCCTGCCACTGGACGACTGCCTATATGCCTTGCAGGCCACCATTCCGCACCTGACGCGCTCCTCGCTACATCGCTGTTTGCAGCGCCATGGCATCAGCAGGCTGCCCGACGTCGCGGGCGACAGACCGTCCAGAAAGAAGTTCGAGGCCTATCCGATCGGCTACTTCCATATCGACATCGCGGAGGTCCGCACCGAAGAAGGGAAGCTGTATCTCTTTGTGGCGGTGGACAGGCTCTCGAAGTTTGCCTTCGCGCAGCTGCACGACGTCGCTACGGTCAAGACCGCCGCGGCCTTCCTGCAGGCCTTGACCGAAGCAGTTCCCTTCAAAATCCACACCGTCCTCACCGACAATGGCGTACAGTTCTGTGATCAACCCTCACGTCGATCTGGACCGACCGCCTGTTGGCGTCTGCACATGTTTGACCGCATCTGTCGCGAGCACAACATCGAGCATCGCCACACCAAGCCCAATCACCCCTGGACCAATGGTCAGGTCGAACGGATGAATCGTACCCTCAAGGAGGCGACCGTGCGCCGCTACCACTACGAAACCCACCGGCAGTTGAGAGACCACCTAGGCGCCTTCATGGACGCTTATAACTTCGCCAAGCGGCTCAAAAGCCTTCGCGGCCTCACACCATTCGAGGCCATCTGTAAAGCATGGGGTGGCGAGCCAAGCCGCTTCAGTCGCGATCCGATCCACTTGACCTCGGGACTGAACACCTAG